Sequence from the Parus major isolate Abel chromosome 1, Parus_major1.1, whole genome shotgun sequence genome:
GGCTTGGCCATGGGCTCGTGCCAGGATCGATGGAAGCCCGTGTTGCCCACTGCAGCAGGATCCAGACACCTCATTCCACCTCACCATCCGTTCTGTACAGCCCAAACCCTCCCCAGGGATATTTGGGTGCCTGCTCGATGAGGTGAAGAGGAGGACCCCCCCGTATGGAGTTCCATCATCTGGGTAATGCCTTCAGCACCTCCTTCCCTTCCACATCCCCCGAGACCCAGCACGAGCCCCCAGAGAGAAACCAGGGAATGATTCTGGAGGGCtcccagggaaaggaagggTCAAGCCCATCATCCCGAGGAATCCCAGTATCCCAGTGCTGTTTATGCGTACCCAGCCCGTCCCCCCGGGCTTCTTTGCCTTATTGCTCGTTAATAGCCCTGCTCAGGAAGCGCGGAGCCTTGACCGCCGGGTTAATGAGTACGGGAGGCACCGACCCCTTTGGCTGCGACCCGGTGCCGCAGGGAGACCCTGTTCCCGACACCCAGGGCCAGGATAATCCAGCTGTTCCCTAGTGCGTGGGCATCCTACCCTGTAAATCCCACTTTTGGGGCCGCTGGAAGCCCCCCGACAGCCGCTTTGCTACAGATGCCCGCCCAGCACCCTGAGCCAGATGTTTCCCGGGAGCCCCCCATGCCgaacccccagcccagctgtttGTCCCCCCTGCCTGGCCAGCTGTGACCCCTCCCCATTCCCCTCCGGGCTGTCCCGCAGGTGCCGGGGCCGGAGCGGGGCGGAGaggggcggccccggggcggagcggcggcagcggggcGGCTCCGGGCGCTCCGTGCCGCGGGCTCCCGGCGCATCCCGCTGCCGGTAAGTGCTGCCAGCGCTGGGAACGGGATCCGCCGAACCGGGCCGGGATGGGGCCCGGCAGGCTCCGAGTGAACCGGGCAGGTTGGGACCCGCCAAGGTCAGACCCAACCGGGCGGGATGGGATCTTGGTGAATtgggcaggatggggctggaCCGGGCAGGATGAGGCTGGACCGGGCAGGATGAGGCTGGACCGGGCAGGATGAGGCTGGACCGGGCAGGATGGGGCTGCACCGGGCAGGATGGGGCTGCACCgggcaggatggggctggaccgggcaggatggagccctgtgggGTCAGAGTGAACCCGCTGCTTCCCGGCGCATCCCGCTCGGGTAAGTGCTGCGTACCGGGAGTGCGGGACAAGCCGAACGGGGAAAGGATGGAATTCAAGTGTGTCAGAGTGAAGCAGGCAGGATAAGGCTGGAAGGACGGGATGGGGCTCAACCGGACAGGATGGGACCCGACAGGCTCAGAcccagccaggcaggatggGACCTTGTAGGGTCAGAGCAAACCCGCTCTTTCCCTGCGCATCCCGCTTGCAGTAATGGGGAAAGGGGGGCGGGATAAGATGAACCGGGATAGGATGAGATCCGAGCGGCTCAGAGAGAGCCGGGCAGGATCAGACCCGAGAGAGTAAGGCTGAACCCGTCAGGATGGGATCCAACAGGGTCAAACCAAACCGGGCAGGATGGGCACAGACTGGCCAGGACTGGACCCAAACAGACCAgatggagctgggcaggatgaGGCAGAACAGGGGAGAATAGAGTCAGATCCAAAGAACACCCGTGCTTCAGCGGGGATTTGGGGTGATTCCAGAGCCACTCCAAATGGGAGCTGCCAGGATTGGGACTTTGCTCTTGGGGAGGTTTGGCAGCTCTTAGCATAGAGCAGGGCTCAAAATCCCACCGTGATccccctggcagggctggcacagggtggattctcccctgtccccctgctccTGTGGTCTGGGGTTCACCTGGGACACGCCTGTATCCCTCAGGCATCCATGGGGATCAGCCCCAGATCAGCCAGAGGTTGTATTGCACATAAATGTGCTGAAATCTACTCGAGGGACCTGGTTTtcctctgcacctctgcagTGGTGCCAGTAGCCTGGCCTCTaccttttatatatatatttatatgtatttgtgCATATATACATCCAGAGGTATAAATACATTCCTATATACCAGCATGTCTGCACAGAGGTGTGTGTGTAGatgtataaatgtatttctgtgtatATGGATGGAGTTATGTATCAACACGAGTGTGACTCCATGTGCTCAGGGACATGTATTTGAGTACAGGGGTGTAGAagtttgtgtatgtgtgtgtttggagagatatatatttataaatacataatatgTGTGTGTGGAGAGCCATAGATATGGTTGGACATAGTGAAAGACATGGAGAGAGAGATGTGCAGGTGTTATGTATAGAggtatatatttgtatttgtgtttgtatttataCTTACATGTATAGAGGTATAGGCCAGCAGAGACTGGGAAATCTCATTGCACCTTCCCTGTCCTCATCCTTCCCTTTCCATCAGGGAATTGCAgcccaggttgcccagagccTCCCTGAGGTGCTGATTTATGATGGAGCCCCAAACTGCAGGAAGATGAAGGACAGAGTGGTTCTGCCACCACCCTGTgcccctttcccctttttagtaccccaaaaatcccaatgTTGTCCCAATTTTTCCACATCCTTACACCCTCAGGCTTCACTAAATAGAGATTTCCCTTAAAACACCCAGTCCTGGGTCCCCACTGGGCAGATGTGCACCTGAAGATATTTTGGCAGCGGCCAAAGGAGATGTTTGGGGAGGAGGATGTGGTGGCTTTGGCCAAGTGACATGCAGGATGGAGCCTCCCCCTTTCATGCTTTTGGAaatctgctgagctgcagctttcaCTTCCACTCAGCCCAgctttccagccctgccagcgAGCCACAAAGACCAGGATGGGAAAGATAAACCACGGAGGAAGATTTCCAAGGGAGAAAGCCCTCCCCCACATCCTATTCGAGGGCAGCAACATCCAAAAGCTCTTCCCACTGTACCCAGCCTGCAGAACCCCCCTTCAAATCAATAGCAGGGTGTTAATGAAAGCTAATTCCACTGGAGAAGGGCTTGGTTTGAAAGCAGAGAGGTTGGAGGGGGCACGTGCAGGGGGAAGCTTGTGGCTGATGgtgattatttttaatctcttcccCATCTGGCCACAGAGCAGTCCCACTTCTCTATCCTGGTCCTTGTTCCTCCTCTGCAGGAATCCTTAAACCTCTGGGATGAGGGTGACCCCATCTTGACCCCTCCCAACACCACAGGcaccccttttttttccccctgaaagCCTCATTTCCCAGTGGATTTCAGCCAGTGCCCATCACTGTGGTGGCAGGGCTCCGGCTCCTACAGTTTCGGCAATCCCAAGAGCTTTGGGATCCTTGAGAATCCCAAAAGATTGATTTTGGGGATCTCAAAAGATCTCAGGATTTTTGAGGGATTCCCATGATGGGGTTTGGGGGTGAGAAAAGGGACTTTTGGGACAATCCAGACAGACAAACAATGAGGTAGGAACATGCCCTGGGCACGGAAGCAGGTTGAGGCTGCGGGTCTCAGGGTGATTTCATTAATTGGTTTCATTAATTGGTGGGTGCTGGCAGGCTGTGACTGGGGGATATGGGCAGCTGCAGGCCCTGGCTACGGCTGGGATGGGGATTCTCCACTGTCTGGCTTTTCCCTGGGATCAGGAGggatttctcctcctctcctccagctttcccatccctccaaacccagcagcagggGGTTCAGTGCCATTCCCCTCTTAcaaagaggggtttttttcctcatgtgccttttttttgttggggggaggggggaatcCCTTCTTTTTTTGGCTGCTCCTCCTTTATTTGGGTGCCCCCCATAACTGAAGGCCTAGGTAGCCTTGGGCCATCCCTAACAATGCTTTGCCAACGCCTACAAggggtgttttgggggaaaaatatgttaaaaagGGGTGTAGGCCACACTGCTTCACTTCAAACTCAGtgcctgtgcctcagtttcccttgtTTTCTGCACCCACTGGACAGCTGgagcattttcttcctcttggtGCCACAGTGCCAGGGGACCTCCTTGTCCCCAAAATCAGCCTACACTTGGAAGGAGCCAAATATGAGGGAAGTGAGGCAAAAACGGAGGAAAGACTcaaaaaatggaggaaaagagGCCAAAAAATGAGGGGGGAAAttcaaaaaacaacaaaaaaaaaaaNTCTTGGTGCCACAGTGCCAGGGGACCTCCTTGTCCCCAAAATCAGCCTACACTTGGAAGGAGCCAAATATGAGGGAAGTGAGGCAAAAACGGAGGGAAGTGAGGCAAAAACGGAGGAAAGACTcaaaaaatggaggaaaagagGCCAAAAAATGAGGGGGGaaattcaaaaaacaaaaaaaaaaaaaacagaaaagaaaaatccagaaaatggaaaagaccAAATAATTCATAATGGCCTGAGCCAGGCCACATCCTGGaacccacaggcagcagcatcccctgccctggTGGCACTTGTGCCATGTCACAGCCATGCAGTGCCACTCAGAGCCATCCCCCGCTGGCACCCACCCTGCCAGCCGGGTTTCAGTTCCCCATTtccctggggtgctgctgctgagaggaaagggaagtgttgcagccacagcagtgccaggctgggtgCCAGCACCCTGGGGCCCCCCAGCAGGTAAGAGGCGCTCCCTGGTCCCCTCTTCCCGGCCACCTTGTCCCCAGTGTCCTCggtgctgctcccctggggGGTGATGGAGGTTCCTGGGGGTGCTGCCCCAATCTTGGGTCCCGAAGGAGTTTTTTGGGGACCCCAGGAAGAGGGAAGTTCACAGCCCTGGAGCATTTATGGGCTTGGAGGGGGGAGAGGTGAGTGCCggcactgcctggagctggggtgACAGTGGGGTGACAGTGGGGTGACAGTGGGGTGACAGTGGGGCTCAGCAGGGTTTAGGGGGCACTGGGGGGTGATGGGGGCTCAGTGGGGCTCAGATAGGGTGTGAGGAGATGAATGGGGACGCAGGGGGGCACCAGGGGGATAGGAGGAAGGTTCAGCAGCAGGGGGACTGATTCACAAGCCCCAAAATTGTGTCCCCAGCACTGACAccatggctgggctgtgctctggggaCTGCTGAATGCCCAAACACCCCAAATGGGGGGACACAAGCTGACGGGACAGCCCCTGGACTCGTTtgtctctctccctctgctgccccGTGCCCCATGCTGCCGGCTGGAGCTTGGGCAcctcctccctgcctcagtttccccttgCCAGTGGCCACCGCGGGTTAGTGTCCGGGGCAGCAGGGGAAGcgggggctggcagggcaggagcgagggcagggaggagcagcagtcCCACTGCGGATGGACAGAGATGCTGCCCAGGGACAGAGATGCTGCCCAcggcagggccaggggctcGTGTCGGGACCACATCTGCCACGCCGCTCCCAGCCTCCGGGGAAAGCAGAACCTCCTCCCCTGCTCGGagcagcccagaggaggctgggTGGGCTCTCGGAGCCCACGACACTAGAAGTCTCCGGGGCGAGCGGTGCCGATCAGCGGCGGGAAGCGGCCGGAGGGTCGCGCCGGGCTCCGGGCATCTCCCGGCCGAGCCCGGCTGGCCGCGGGGCTTTGGCACCCCCTGCAGAGGCGCAGGAAGCCGTGCCGCCGGCTACCGCCGCGATTTCCTCTGCCCCAGGGGGATGGCGGCCGCTTGGCCTTGTGCAAACCCTTCTGTGGGGGATAAGTGccctgggaaggggagaggggatGGTGGCAAGTGTGGCCACCACGCTGTGCCCTGCGGTCCCCGCCGCTCTGCCTTCACCTCCTTGTTAGACCCCTAAATCCATCACTGTGGCTCAGAATCATGGAGTCACAGGAGGGTCTGGGCTGGAAGTGAACTTAAAGattcattccaaccccctgccatgggcacagacaCCTCGCACtagcccagggtgctccaagccctgtccagactggccttggacatttctctgggtagccacagcttctctgggtagcccagctctcccagcctggctccagagcagaggggctccagccctggagcagctccggggcctcctctggactctgtgcagcagctccagctccttgtgctgctggccccagggctggggcagctctgcaggtgggctCTCAccccagctcaggagcagaggggcacagTCCaaatccctttcctgctgcccgGGCTGGGGGATCAGCCCAGGGAACAGGGGGCTGCCCCTGCAACCATGGTCATGTCCAGCTTCTCATCCACCAACACCCCTAAATtgtcctcagggctgctctccatgccttcatcccccagcctgtgtgCATACCAGGGGATGCTGATCCATCATGGACCTGCTGGTCCAGGCTGACCCTGCGAGGGCATGTGTGACACCACGCAGACGAGTCACCAGCTGTCCCCCCTGACATCCACAGGTGCCGCGGAGGGGCCGCGCCAGCGGGGAGAACGCTGAGGCTGGGAACGGCACCATGGCCAACCTGACAGCCGTGAGCACCGGCAGGAACTCGTGCACCTACCACGAGGAGTTCAAGCAGGTCCTGCTGCCCCTGGTGTACTCGGTGGTGTTCCTGGTGGGGCTGCCCTTGAACGCCGTGGTCATCGGGCAGATCTGGCTGGCGCGGAAGGCACTGAGCCGCACCACCATCTACATGCTCAACCTGGCCGTGGCTGACCTGCTCTACGTCTGCTCCCTGCCGCTCCTCATCTACAACTACACCCAGAAGGACTACTGGCCTTTCGGGGACTTCACCTGCAAATTCGTGCGCTTCCAGTTCTACACCAACCTGCACGGCAGCATCCTCTTCCTCACCTGCATCAGCGTCCAGCGCTACCTGGGCATCTGCCACCCCTTGGCCTCGTGGCACAAGAAGAAGGGCAAGAAGCTGACGTGGCTGGTGTGCGCGGCCGTGTGGTTCATCGTCATCGCCCAGTGCCTGCCCACCTTCGTCTTCGCCTCCACCGGCACGCAGAGGAACCGCACCGTCTGCTACGACCTGAGCGCGCCCGACCGCTCCGCCGCCTACTTCCCCTACGGCATCACCCTCACCTTCACCGGCTTCCTGCTGCCCTTCGTGGCCATCCTGGCCTGCTACTGCAGCATGGCGCGCATCCTGTGCCAGAAGGACCAGCGCATCGGCCTGGCCGTGCACAAGAGGAAGGACAAAGCCGTGCGCATGGTCATCATCGTGGTCATCGTCTTCTCCATCAGCTTCTTCCCCTTCCACCTCACCAAGACCATCTACCTGATCGTCCGCTCCTCGCCCGgcctgccctgcccggccctGCAGGCCTTCGCCATCGCCTACAAGTGCACGCGGCCCTTCGCCAGCATGAACAGCGTCCTCGACCCCATCCTCTTCTACTTCACCCAGCGCAAGTTCCGGGAGAGCACCCGCTACCTCCTCGACAAGATGAGCTCCAAGTGGCGGCACGACCACTGCGTCACCCACGGCTCCTAGGCGAGGACGAGGCCCCCTCGGTGCCGCCGGGGCACGGAGCGATTTCGGCTCTAAGCTCCATGGAGCGGAGATGGCTTCTCTGGGGACatgctggaggagaggaggatggCATCTCCCGAGCTTTCAGCGCTTTCAGCCCACCTCCAGCCTGTAGTGGTGCAGTATTAACCCCATCACAGATCCAGC
This genomic interval carries:
- the P2RY6 gene encoding P2Y purinoceptor 6, with amino-acid sequence MANLTAVSTGRNSCTYHEEFKQVLLPLVYSVVFLVGLPLNAVVIGQIWLARKALSRTTIYMLNLAVADLLYVCSLPLLIYNYTQKDYWPFGDFTCKFVRFQFYTNLHGSILFLTCISVQRYLGICHPLASWHKKKGKKLTWLVCAAVWFIVIAQCLPTFVFASTGTQRNRTVCYDLSAPDRSAAYFPYGITLTFTGFLLPFVAILACYCSMARILCQKDQRIGLAVHKRKDKAVRMVIIVVIVFSISFFPFHLTKTIYLIVRSSPGLPCPALQAFAIAYKCTRPFASMNSVLDPILFYFTQRKFRESTRYLLDKMSSKWRHDHCVTHGS